One region of Vigna angularis cultivar LongXiaoDou No.4 chromosome 10, ASM1680809v1, whole genome shotgun sequence genomic DNA includes:
- the LOC108319932 gene encoding mavicyanin — translation MAFTEKAVVFLLMMMAAFHVSQAAVHKVGDSSGWTIIGNIDYKKWAATKNFQVGDSIIFEYNAKFHNVMRVTHAMYKSCNASSPLTTMTTGNDTIKITNYGHHFFLCGIPGHCQAGQKVDINVVKVSAAAAPTPTSAMASPVPPANVPAPSPNVASPFIVAKGGVGVLTLAIALVAFLTLSTHA, via the exons ATGGCATTCACAGAGAAAGCTGTGGTTTTCTTGCTGATGATGATGGCAGCTTTTCATGTTTCACAGGCAGCTGTGCACAAGGTTGGGGACTCGTCTGGCTGGACCATCATTGGTAATATAGATTATAAGAAATGGGCTGCTACCAAGAATTTCCAAGTTGGTGACAGTATCA TTTTTGAGTACAATGCCAAGTTCCACAACGTGATGCGAGTGACACATGCTATGTACAAGTCCTGCAATGCATCGTCCCCGTTGACAACCATGACTACTGGGAATGACACCATAAAGATAACAAATTATGGTCACCATTTCTTCTTATGTGGCATTCCTGGTCACTGCCAAGCAGGGCAGAAGGTTGATATCAACGTGGTGAAGGTATCTGCTGCAGCAGCACCAACACCAACATCAGCAATGGCATCTCCAGTTCCACCTGCTAATGTACCAGCACCCTCTCCAAATGTTGCATCCCCATTCATTGTTGCCAAAGGAGGTGTCGGGGTCTTGACTTTGGCTATTGCTTTGGTTGCATTTCTTACTCTTTCTACCCATGCATGA